A genomic region of Saccopteryx bilineata isolate mSacBil1 chromosome 1, mSacBil1_pri_phased_curated, whole genome shotgun sequence contains the following coding sequences:
- the LOC136333482 gene encoding patr class I histocompatibility antigen, A-126 alpha chain-like isoform X7: MSPQWSLPLGIQFLEKPISLPVVPGYKVSDPPDTDCLQILRIRVMGSSTLLLLFSGALVLAPTWAGPHSLRYFITAVSRPGRGKPRFFTVGYVDDTEFVRFDSDAASPRMEPRAPWMEQPWVEQERPQYWDRNTRRAKVTAQTFRVNLNTLRGYCNQSEDGSHSLQGMYGCDLDPDGRLFRGYMQFAYDGTDYIALNEDLRSWTAADAAAQITRRKWEEIGVAENWRSYLEGKCVEWLRIHLEKGKETLQRADPPKAHVTHHSISDREVTLRCWALGFYPAEITLTWQRDRQDLTQDMELVETRPAGDGSFQKWAAVAVPPGEEQSYTCHVQHEGLPEPLTLRWEPPQATISTVVTVAILVLLGAVVTGAVVGAVMWRRRRSGGRGGSYAQAAT, from the exons ATGAGCCCTCAGTGGTCACTCCCATTGGGTATCCAGTTTCTAGAGAAGCCAATCAGCCTCCCCGTTGTTCCCGGTTATAAGGTCTCGGACCCGCCCGACACAGATTGTCTCCAGATCCTGAGAATTCGGGTCATGGGATCCTCAACCCTCCTCCTGCTGTTCTCGGGAGCCCTGGTCCTGGCCCCGACCTGGGCGG gtcCCCACTCCCTGAGATATTTCATCACTGCCGTGTCCCGGCCCGGCCGCGGGAAGCCCCGCTTCTTCACCGTCGGCTACGTGGACGACACGGAGTTCGTGCGGTTCGACAGCGACGCCGCGAGTCCGAGGATGGAGCCGCGGGCGCCGTGGATGGAGCAGCCGTGGGTGGAGCAGGAGCGCCCGCAGTATTGGGACCGGAACACGCGGCGCGCCAAGGTCACCGCACAGACTTTCCGAGTGAACCTGAACACCCTGCGCGGCTACTGCAACCAGAGCGAGGACG GGTCTCACAGCCTCCAGGGGATGTACGGCTGCGACCTGGACCCGGACGGGCGCCTCTTCCGCGGGTACATGCAGTTCGCCTACGACGGTACCGACTACATCGCCCTGAACGAGGACCTGCGCTCCTGGACCGCGGCCGACGCGGCGGCTCAGATCACCCGGCGCAAGTGGGAGGAGATCGGTGTGGCGGAGAACTGGAGGAGCTACCTGGAGGGGAAGTGCGTGGAGTGGCTCCGCATTCAcctggaaaaggggaaggagacacTGCAGCGCGCAG ACCCCCCAAAGGCACACGTGACCCACCACTCCATCTCTGACCGTGAGGTCACCCTGAGATGCTGGGCCCTGGGCTTCTACCCTGCGGAGATCACCCTGACCTGGCAGCGTGACAGGCAGGACCTGACCCAGGACATGGAGCTTGTGGAGACCAGGCCTGCGGGGGACGGGAGCTTCCAGAAGTGGGCGGCCGTGGCGGTGCCCCCTGGAGAGGAGCAGAGCTACACGTGCCATGTGCAGCACGAGGGGCTGCCTGAGCCCCTGACCCTgagatggg AGCCTCCTCAGGCCACCATCTCCACTGTGGTCACCGTTGCTATCCTGGTCCTCCTTGGAGCTGTGGTCACTGGAGCTGTGGTGGGAGctgtgatgtggaggaggagGCGCTCAG gtgggagaggagggagctACGCTCAGGCTGCCA CGTGA
- the LOC136333482 gene encoding patr class I histocompatibility antigen, A-126 alpha chain-like isoform X1, which produces MSPQWSLPLGIQFLEKPISLPVVPGYKVSDPPDTDCLQILRIRVMGSSTLLLLFSGALVLAPTWAGPHSLRYFITAVSRPGRGKPRFFTVGYVDDTEFVRFDSDAASPRMEPRAPWMEQPWVEQERPQYWDRNTRRAKVTAQTFRVNLNTLRGYCNQSEDGSHSLQGMYGCDLDPDGRLFRGYMQFAYDGTDYIALNEDLRSWTAADAAAQITRRKWEEIGVAENWRSYLEGKCVEWLRIHLEKGKETLQRADPPKAHVTHHSISDREVTLRCWALGFYPAEITLTWQRDRQDLTQDMELVETRPAGDGSFQKWAAVAVPPGEEQSYTCHVQHEGLPEPLTLRWEPPQATISTVVTVAILVLLGAVVTGAVVGAVMWRRRRSGGRGGSYAQAASSDSAQGSDVSLTASKA; this is translated from the exons ATGAGCCCTCAGTGGTCACTCCCATTGGGTATCCAGTTTCTAGAGAAGCCAATCAGCCTCCCCGTTGTTCCCGGTTATAAGGTCTCGGACCCGCCCGACACAGATTGTCTCCAGATCCTGAGAATTCGGGTCATGGGATCCTCAACCCTCCTCCTGCTGTTCTCGGGAGCCCTGGTCCTGGCCCCGACCTGGGCGG gtcCCCACTCCCTGAGATATTTCATCACTGCCGTGTCCCGGCCCGGCCGCGGGAAGCCCCGCTTCTTCACCGTCGGCTACGTGGACGACACGGAGTTCGTGCGGTTCGACAGCGACGCCGCGAGTCCGAGGATGGAGCCGCGGGCGCCGTGGATGGAGCAGCCGTGGGTGGAGCAGGAGCGCCCGCAGTATTGGGACCGGAACACGCGGCGCGCCAAGGTCACCGCACAGACTTTCCGAGTGAACCTGAACACCCTGCGCGGCTACTGCAACCAGAGCGAGGACG GGTCTCACAGCCTCCAGGGGATGTACGGCTGCGACCTGGACCCGGACGGGCGCCTCTTCCGCGGGTACATGCAGTTCGCCTACGACGGTACCGACTACATCGCCCTGAACGAGGACCTGCGCTCCTGGACCGCGGCCGACGCGGCGGCTCAGATCACCCGGCGCAAGTGGGAGGAGATCGGTGTGGCGGAGAACTGGAGGAGCTACCTGGAGGGGAAGTGCGTGGAGTGGCTCCGCATTCAcctggaaaaggggaaggagacacTGCAGCGCGCAG ACCCCCCAAAGGCACACGTGACCCACCACTCCATCTCTGACCGTGAGGTCACCCTGAGATGCTGGGCCCTGGGCTTCTACCCTGCGGAGATCACCCTGACCTGGCAGCGTGACAGGCAGGACCTGACCCAGGACATGGAGCTTGTGGAGACCAGGCCTGCGGGGGACGGGAGCTTCCAGAAGTGGGCGGCCGTGGCGGTGCCCCCTGGAGAGGAGCAGAGCTACACGTGCCATGTGCAGCACGAGGGGCTGCCTGAGCCCCTGACCCTgagatggg AGCCTCCTCAGGCCACCATCTCCACTGTGGTCACCGTTGCTATCCTGGTCCTCCTTGGAGCTGTGGTCACTGGAGCTGTGGTGGGAGctgtgatgtggaggaggagGCGCTCAG gtgggagaggagggagctACGCTCAGGCTGCCA GTAGTGACAGTGCCCAGGGCTCTGATGTGTCTCTCACAGCTTCTAAAG CGTGA
- the LOC136333482 gene encoding patr class I histocompatibility antigen, A-126 alpha chain-like isoform X2 — translation MSPQWSLPLGIQFLEKPISLPVVPGYKVSDPPDTDCLQILRIRVMGSSTLLLLFSGALVLAPTWAGPHSLRYFITAVSRPGRGKPRFFTVGYVDDTEFVRFDSDAASPRMEPRAPWMEQPWVEQERPQYWDRNTRRAKVTAQTFRVNLNTLRGYCNQSEDGSHSLQGMYGCDLDPDGRLFRGYMQFAYDGTDYIALNEDLRSWTAADAAAQITRRKWEEIGVAENWRSYLEGKCVEWLRIHLEKGKETLQRADPPKAHVTHHSISDREVTLRCWALGFYPAEITLTWQRDRQDLTQDMELVETRPAGDGSFQKWAAVAVPPGEEQSYTCHVQHEGLPEPLTLRWEPPQATISTVVTVAILVLLGAVVTGAVVGAVMWRRRRSGGRGGSYAQAASSDSAQGSDVSLTASKE, via the exons ATGAGCCCTCAGTGGTCACTCCCATTGGGTATCCAGTTTCTAGAGAAGCCAATCAGCCTCCCCGTTGTTCCCGGTTATAAGGTCTCGGACCCGCCCGACACAGATTGTCTCCAGATCCTGAGAATTCGGGTCATGGGATCCTCAACCCTCCTCCTGCTGTTCTCGGGAGCCCTGGTCCTGGCCCCGACCTGGGCGG gtcCCCACTCCCTGAGATATTTCATCACTGCCGTGTCCCGGCCCGGCCGCGGGAAGCCCCGCTTCTTCACCGTCGGCTACGTGGACGACACGGAGTTCGTGCGGTTCGACAGCGACGCCGCGAGTCCGAGGATGGAGCCGCGGGCGCCGTGGATGGAGCAGCCGTGGGTGGAGCAGGAGCGCCCGCAGTATTGGGACCGGAACACGCGGCGCGCCAAGGTCACCGCACAGACTTTCCGAGTGAACCTGAACACCCTGCGCGGCTACTGCAACCAGAGCGAGGACG GGTCTCACAGCCTCCAGGGGATGTACGGCTGCGACCTGGACCCGGACGGGCGCCTCTTCCGCGGGTACATGCAGTTCGCCTACGACGGTACCGACTACATCGCCCTGAACGAGGACCTGCGCTCCTGGACCGCGGCCGACGCGGCGGCTCAGATCACCCGGCGCAAGTGGGAGGAGATCGGTGTGGCGGAGAACTGGAGGAGCTACCTGGAGGGGAAGTGCGTGGAGTGGCTCCGCATTCAcctggaaaaggggaaggagacacTGCAGCGCGCAG ACCCCCCAAAGGCACACGTGACCCACCACTCCATCTCTGACCGTGAGGTCACCCTGAGATGCTGGGCCCTGGGCTTCTACCCTGCGGAGATCACCCTGACCTGGCAGCGTGACAGGCAGGACCTGACCCAGGACATGGAGCTTGTGGAGACCAGGCCTGCGGGGGACGGGAGCTTCCAGAAGTGGGCGGCCGTGGCGGTGCCCCCTGGAGAGGAGCAGAGCTACACGTGCCATGTGCAGCACGAGGGGCTGCCTGAGCCCCTGACCCTgagatggg AGCCTCCTCAGGCCACCATCTCCACTGTGGTCACCGTTGCTATCCTGGTCCTCCTTGGAGCTGTGGTCACTGGAGCTGTGGTGGGAGctgtgatgtggaggaggagGCGCTCAG gtgggagaggagggagctACGCTCAGGCTGCCA GTAGTGACAGTGCCCAGGGCTCTGATGTGTCTCTCACAGCTTCTAAAG
- the LOC136333482 gene encoding patr class I histocompatibility antigen, A-126 alpha chain-like isoform X3, whose product MSPQWSLPLGIQFLEKPISLPVVPGYKVSDPPDTDCLQILRIRVMGSSTLLLLFSGALVLAPTWAGPHSLRYFITAVSRPGRGKPRFFTVGYVDDTEFVRFDSDAASPRMEPRAPWMEQPWVEQERPQYWDRNTRRAKVTAQTFRVNLNTLRGYCNQSEDGSHSLQGMYGCDLDPDGRLFRGYMQFAYDGTDYIALNEDLRSWTAADAAAQITRRKWEEIGVAENWRSYLEGKCVEWLRIHLEKGKETLQRADPPKAHVTHHSISDREVTLRCWALGFYPAEITLTWQRDRQDLTQDMELVETRPAGDGSFQKWAAVAVPPGEEQSYTCHVQHEGLPEPLTLRWEPPQATISTVVTVAILVLLGAVVTGAVVGAVMWRRRRSGGRGGSYAQAASSDSAQGSDVSLKASKT is encoded by the exons ATGAGCCCTCAGTGGTCACTCCCATTGGGTATCCAGTTTCTAGAGAAGCCAATCAGCCTCCCCGTTGTTCCCGGTTATAAGGTCTCGGACCCGCCCGACACAGATTGTCTCCAGATCCTGAGAATTCGGGTCATGGGATCCTCAACCCTCCTCCTGCTGTTCTCGGGAGCCCTGGTCCTGGCCCCGACCTGGGCGG gtcCCCACTCCCTGAGATATTTCATCACTGCCGTGTCCCGGCCCGGCCGCGGGAAGCCCCGCTTCTTCACCGTCGGCTACGTGGACGACACGGAGTTCGTGCGGTTCGACAGCGACGCCGCGAGTCCGAGGATGGAGCCGCGGGCGCCGTGGATGGAGCAGCCGTGGGTGGAGCAGGAGCGCCCGCAGTATTGGGACCGGAACACGCGGCGCGCCAAGGTCACCGCACAGACTTTCCGAGTGAACCTGAACACCCTGCGCGGCTACTGCAACCAGAGCGAGGACG GGTCTCACAGCCTCCAGGGGATGTACGGCTGCGACCTGGACCCGGACGGGCGCCTCTTCCGCGGGTACATGCAGTTCGCCTACGACGGTACCGACTACATCGCCCTGAACGAGGACCTGCGCTCCTGGACCGCGGCCGACGCGGCGGCTCAGATCACCCGGCGCAAGTGGGAGGAGATCGGTGTGGCGGAGAACTGGAGGAGCTACCTGGAGGGGAAGTGCGTGGAGTGGCTCCGCATTCAcctggaaaaggggaaggagacacTGCAGCGCGCAG ACCCCCCAAAGGCACACGTGACCCACCACTCCATCTCTGACCGTGAGGTCACCCTGAGATGCTGGGCCCTGGGCTTCTACCCTGCGGAGATCACCCTGACCTGGCAGCGTGACAGGCAGGACCTGACCCAGGACATGGAGCTTGTGGAGACCAGGCCTGCGGGGGACGGGAGCTTCCAGAAGTGGGCGGCCGTGGCGGTGCCCCCTGGAGAGGAGCAGAGCTACACGTGCCATGTGCAGCACGAGGGGCTGCCTGAGCCCCTGACCCTgagatggg AGCCTCCTCAGGCCACCATCTCCACTGTGGTCACCGTTGCTATCCTGGTCCTCCTTGGAGCTGTGGTCACTGGAGCTGTGGTGGGAGctgtgatgtggaggaggagGCGCTCAG gtgggagaggagggagctACGCTCAGGCTGCCA
- the LOC136333482 gene encoding patr class I histocompatibility antigen, A-126 alpha chain-like isoform X4, which translates to MSPQWSLPLGIQFLEKPISLPVVPGYKVSDPPDTDCLQILRIRVMGSSTLLLLFSGALVLAPTWAGPHSLRYFITAVSRPGRGKPRFFTVGYVDDTEFVRFDSDAASPRMEPRAPWMEQPWVEQERPQYWDRNTRRAKVTAQTFRVNLNTLRGYCNQSEDGSHSLQGMYGCDLDPDGRLFRGYMQFAYDGTDYIALNEDLRSWTAADAAAQITRRKWEEIGVAENWRSYLEGKCVEWLRIHLEKGKETLQRADPPKAHVTHHSISDREVTLRCWALGFYPAEITLTWQRDRQDLTQDMELVETRPAGDGSFQKWAAVAVPPGEEQSYTCHVQHEGLPEPLTLRWEPPQATISTVVTVAILVLLGAVVTGAVVGAVMWRRRRSGGRGGSYAQAASSDSAQGSDVSLKASKK; encoded by the exons ATGAGCCCTCAGTGGTCACTCCCATTGGGTATCCAGTTTCTAGAGAAGCCAATCAGCCTCCCCGTTGTTCCCGGTTATAAGGTCTCGGACCCGCCCGACACAGATTGTCTCCAGATCCTGAGAATTCGGGTCATGGGATCCTCAACCCTCCTCCTGCTGTTCTCGGGAGCCCTGGTCCTGGCCCCGACCTGGGCGG gtcCCCACTCCCTGAGATATTTCATCACTGCCGTGTCCCGGCCCGGCCGCGGGAAGCCCCGCTTCTTCACCGTCGGCTACGTGGACGACACGGAGTTCGTGCGGTTCGACAGCGACGCCGCGAGTCCGAGGATGGAGCCGCGGGCGCCGTGGATGGAGCAGCCGTGGGTGGAGCAGGAGCGCCCGCAGTATTGGGACCGGAACACGCGGCGCGCCAAGGTCACCGCACAGACTTTCCGAGTGAACCTGAACACCCTGCGCGGCTACTGCAACCAGAGCGAGGACG GGTCTCACAGCCTCCAGGGGATGTACGGCTGCGACCTGGACCCGGACGGGCGCCTCTTCCGCGGGTACATGCAGTTCGCCTACGACGGTACCGACTACATCGCCCTGAACGAGGACCTGCGCTCCTGGACCGCGGCCGACGCGGCGGCTCAGATCACCCGGCGCAAGTGGGAGGAGATCGGTGTGGCGGAGAACTGGAGGAGCTACCTGGAGGGGAAGTGCGTGGAGTGGCTCCGCATTCAcctggaaaaggggaaggagacacTGCAGCGCGCAG ACCCCCCAAAGGCACACGTGACCCACCACTCCATCTCTGACCGTGAGGTCACCCTGAGATGCTGGGCCCTGGGCTTCTACCCTGCGGAGATCACCCTGACCTGGCAGCGTGACAGGCAGGACCTGACCCAGGACATGGAGCTTGTGGAGACCAGGCCTGCGGGGGACGGGAGCTTCCAGAAGTGGGCGGCCGTGGCGGTGCCCCCTGGAGAGGAGCAGAGCTACACGTGCCATGTGCAGCACGAGGGGCTGCCTGAGCCCCTGACCCTgagatggg AGCCTCCTCAGGCCACCATCTCCACTGTGGTCACCGTTGCTATCCTGGTCCTCCTTGGAGCTGTGGTCACTGGAGCTGTGGTGGGAGctgtgatgtggaggaggagGCGCTCAG gtgggagaggagggagctACGCTCAGGCTGCCA